In Methanobacteriaceae archaeon, the following are encoded in one genomic region:
- the comA gene encoding phosphosulfolactate synthase, which produces MNAFDFLTPQRNPPEGTGITMMLDKGMGPVSIIDLLEISGKYVDLAKFGWGTSAIHNREIIQEKVEIYRSYGINPYPGGTLFEIAYSENKVEDYLKEADELGFGAIEISDGTVEISPEDREKVISMVKDQGFLAITEVGKKDPAKDGLLTANDRMKMVNEDLKFGADYVLMEAREGGKGIGLFDDSGQVKKDELQVIVEGCKVDKIIWEAPQKNQQAYFILKFGPNVSLGNIPPEEITALETMRLGLRGDTFGKVKL; this is translated from the coding sequence ATCACCATGATGTTGGATAAAGGGATGGGTCCGGTTTCCATCATAGATCTCCTTGAAATCTCTGGAAAATATGTGGACCTGGCTAAATTTGGATGGGGAACTTCAGCTATTCACAACCGCGAAATAATTCAGGAGAAAGTTGAAATCTACCGCTCTTATGGTATTAACCCTTATCCTGGTGGTACTCTCTTTGAAATAGCCTATTCAGAAAATAAGGTAGAGGATTATCTAAAAGAGGCAGATGAACTCGGATTCGGAGCCATTGAAATTTCTGATGGAACAGTTGAAATTTCTCCTGAGGACAGAGAGAAGGTTATATCTATGGTGAAAGATCAAGGATTTCTGGCCATCACTGAAGTTGGGAAAAAGGACCCGGCAAAGGATGGCCTTTTAACAGCAAATGATCGGATGAAAATGGTTAATGAAGACTTAAAATTTGGAGCAGATTATGTTTTAATGGAGGCTCGGGAAGGAGGAAAGGGAATAGGTCTTTTCGATGACAGTGGCCAGGTTAAGAAAGACGAGTTGCAAGTTATTGTTGAAGGTTGTAAAGTGGACAAAATAATATGGGAAGCTCCCCAAAAAAATCAGCAAGCGTATTTTATATTAAAGTTCGGACCCAATGTAAGTTTAGGTAACATCCCTCCAGAGGAGATAACCGCCCTGGAAACCATGCGATTAGGGCTCAGAGGAGACACTTTTGGAAAGGTGAAACTATAA